A single genomic interval of Aureliella helgolandensis harbors:
- a CDS encoding DUF1501 domain-containing protein, translated as MNNPEHLSILGRRLLDRRGFLGTAGLSTAGLALASLLDADGLLADDVRTVSGKTPIRPNIDPNTPYAARPAHFEMPAKQVLVIYCPGAVSHVDTFDYKPALIKLHGQKPPGLPAVTFEGPTGNIAKPFWEFKPRGETGKMVSELLPNLANQVDDFCFFHALTTDTSAHPQGENFMNTGFTMEGFPSFGAWVTYALGTENQELPSFVAINDPRGLARSGKNNFGNGFLPAAFQAADFTAKNPPNNLHRPAGLTRGADRGTVQLLQRLNAKHLEKYPGDANLAGRIASYELAGRMQTSVPEVMDLSGETESTLKAYGIEGGSELRGHYARNCILARRLLEKGVRIVQLFNGSDPAGGNGITNWDSHSDIAETHAMQAEIMDQPTAALLADLKQRGMLEHTLVVWATEFGRMPFLQANGTGRDHNPSAFTCFLAGAGVKKGFSYGESDEFGFEAAVDKTTVYDFNATLLHLMGLDHERLTFYHNGLERRLTNVHGQVIHDVLA; from the coding sequence ATGAATAACCCCGAACACCTTTCGATTCTCGGTCGGCGTCTGCTGGATCGCCGCGGCTTTCTTGGAACGGCTGGTCTATCGACTGCTGGACTCGCCCTCGCCAGTCTGCTTGATGCAGATGGTCTGCTAGCCGACGATGTACGAACGGTTAGCGGCAAGACTCCAATTCGCCCGAATATCGATCCGAATACTCCCTATGCGGCGCGCCCCGCTCACTTTGAGATGCCTGCCAAACAGGTATTGGTTATCTACTGCCCAGGAGCCGTCAGTCACGTCGACACGTTCGACTACAAACCCGCCTTGATCAAGCTTCACGGCCAGAAGCCTCCCGGCCTCCCAGCCGTCACCTTCGAAGGTCCGACCGGCAACATCGCCAAGCCTTTTTGGGAATTCAAACCGCGGGGTGAAACCGGAAAAATGGTCTCGGAACTGCTGCCAAACCTGGCCAATCAGGTCGACGACTTCTGCTTCTTCCACGCTCTGACGACCGATACGAGCGCTCATCCGCAGGGTGAGAATTTCATGAACACGGGTTTCACGATGGAAGGCTTTCCATCATTCGGAGCTTGGGTGACCTACGCATTGGGGACTGAGAATCAGGAATTACCATCTTTCGTCGCCATCAACGATCCGCGAGGTCTCGCGCGCAGCGGCAAGAACAACTTTGGCAACGGCTTCCTCCCAGCGGCGTTTCAAGCAGCGGACTTCACGGCGAAGAATCCGCCCAATAACTTGCACCGGCCTGCCGGTCTTACCAGGGGTGCCGATCGAGGTACCGTGCAATTGCTGCAGCGCCTAAACGCGAAACACCTTGAAAAGTACCCTGGTGATGCGAATCTCGCCGGACGGATTGCCAGCTACGAGTTGGCGGGTCGCATGCAGACCTCAGTTCCCGAAGTGATGGATCTGTCAGGCGAAACCGAGTCCACATTGAAGGCGTACGGAATCGAAGGTGGTAGCGAACTACGTGGTCACTACGCCAGGAATTGCATCCTCGCCAGGCGATTGCTGGAGAAGGGTGTTCGGATCGTCCAACTATTCAACGGCAGCGACCCGGCCGGCGGCAACGGCATCACGAACTGGGACTCCCATTCCGACATTGCCGAAACACACGCCATGCAGGCCGAGATCATGGATCAGCCGACAGCTGCGCTGCTCGCCGACCTGAAACAACGTGGCATGCTGGAACATACGCTCGTCGTGTGGGCAACCGAATTTGGCCGCATGCCGTTCCTGCAAGCCAATGGCACGGGGCGCGACCACAACCCCAGCGCATTCACGTGCTTTCTCGCCGGAGCCGGAGTCAAGAAAGGATTCAGTTACGGCGAAAGCGATGAATTCGGATTCGAGGCCGCAGTCGACAAGACAACTGTCTACGATTTCAACGCCACGCTGCTACACCTAATGGGACTGGACCACGAACGCCTCACGTTCTACCACAACGGCCTCGAACGCCGCCTCACCAACGTTCACGGCCAAGTTATCCATGACGTGCTAGCCTAG
- a CDS encoding sigma-70 family RNA polymerase sigma factor: protein MDHEPEREQRYREFVALLTRHDLSIRRFVRSLLPSRDGVDDVVQDTALECWKKFSEFNPERSEESADGFIRWACVIARYKAMSWQRNKARDRLVFRETVIERLAQAALDNLDQQQMEQSAIEVCLGKLQEDQRRLVLSVHSPGESIANIAQETGEAARRLYRKVNVLRKRLLECVAQRIAAEVSNG, encoded by the coding sequence ATGGACCACGAACCTGAACGCGAGCAGCGATACCGAGAATTCGTCGCTTTGTTGACTCGACATGACCTGTCGATCCGGCGATTCGTGCGTTCGTTGTTGCCGTCGCGGGATGGCGTGGATGACGTCGTGCAGGATACCGCCCTTGAATGCTGGAAAAAGTTCTCAGAGTTCAATCCTGAGCGCTCGGAAGAGTCGGCTGATGGGTTCATTCGCTGGGCTTGCGTGATCGCCCGCTACAAGGCGATGAGTTGGCAGCGTAACAAAGCGCGAGATCGGCTGGTGTTTCGCGAGACCGTGATTGAGCGGCTGGCTCAGGCGGCGTTGGATAATCTCGATCAGCAGCAGATGGAGCAATCGGCGATTGAGGTATGTCTTGGAAAGCTGCAGGAAGATCAACGGCGACTTGTCTTGAGCGTTCATTCTCCGGGCGAGTCGATTGCCAACATCGCGCAGGAAACGGGAGAAGCCGCCCGACGGCTATACAGAAAAGTCAATGTGCTGCGAAAACGCCTTCTCGAATGCGTCGCGCAACGAATCGCTGCTGAGGTTAGCAATGGATGA
- a CDS encoding sulfatase-like hydrolase/transferase, producing MATNFREPTARAAGIAPIVVSTSPAASAVGAKLLAVILTMTATFTCTAQDSPARPNILLILADDLGYGDVGFNGATDIRTPTLDQLAADGIVFTSAYVVHPFCGPSRMALLSGRYPYEFGAPFNLPDDSSGQYRDQGISPDETLISTVLQDAGYRTGVMGKWHLGQQPEFHPNRRGFEDYFGFLGGGILYFGPYKANNEKGNVWDYKRFPEHNGADVTSLTESDYMTDVLSGEGVRFINGASRSERPFFLFMSYNAPHTVLAAKEEDMAQFSNLQGKRRIYAGMVHALDRGINSLVDALKASGQYDNTLIVFFSDNGGRADQGASNLPLRGGKGDTYEGGYRTPMFFHWPGVVQAGQRYDHPVTALDFYPTLARLAEADIPTAKHLDGKDIWEAVLAGENAREGELIYTVRHQSSSTDVGARKDQWKICHKNEKWQLFNLHEDIGETNDLSAKYPERLKQMVAEVEQLCQAHTRPLWFDNANQAEQWKSNRLPYFDGTFSLRTDP from the coding sequence TTGGCTACTAACTTCCGTGAGCCGACGGCGCGAGCTGCGGGCATAGCCCCGATTGTCGTTTCAACATCCCCCGCAGCGAGCGCTGTCGGCGCAAAGTTGCTTGCCGTCATTTTAACGATGACGGCGACGTTTACATGCACCGCCCAGGATTCCCCCGCGCGCCCCAACATTCTATTGATCTTGGCTGATGACCTCGGCTATGGCGACGTTGGATTCAATGGGGCGACTGACATCCGCACGCCAACATTGGACCAACTGGCAGCAGACGGCATTGTTTTTACCTCCGCCTACGTCGTCCATCCGTTTTGCGGGCCTAGTCGCATGGCATTGTTGTCGGGGCGATACCCTTATGAATTTGGTGCTCCCTTCAATTTGCCCGATGACAGTTCCGGACAGTACCGCGACCAGGGCATCAGTCCCGATGAAACGCTCATCAGCACCGTCCTGCAGGATGCTGGATACCGCACGGGAGTTATGGGGAAATGGCATCTAGGGCAACAGCCGGAGTTTCATCCCAACCGGCGAGGGTTTGAAGACTACTTCGGTTTCCTTGGCGGAGGCATCCTGTACTTCGGTCCTTACAAGGCGAACAACGAAAAAGGCAACGTGTGGGACTACAAGCGATTTCCTGAACACAACGGAGCGGACGTTACCAGTCTCACAGAAAGTGATTACATGACGGATGTGCTGTCAGGCGAGGGAGTTCGCTTTATTAACGGGGCGTCGAGATCCGAACGCCCCTTCTTCCTGTTCATGTCTTACAACGCACCACATACCGTGCTGGCTGCGAAGGAAGAAGATATGGCGCAGTTTTCGAACTTGCAGGGTAAGCGACGCATTTACGCAGGGATGGTTCACGCGTTGGACCGTGGCATCAACTCGCTGGTCGATGCGCTGAAAGCATCGGGGCAATACGACAATACGCTGATCGTTTTTTTCAGTGATAATGGAGGTCGCGCCGATCAAGGGGCCAGCAATCTTCCGCTCAGGGGTGGCAAGGGCGACACGTACGAAGGCGGCTACAGAACGCCAATGTTCTTTCACTGGCCGGGCGTCGTGCAAGCTGGACAGCGATACGATCATCCTGTGACAGCACTTGATTTCTATCCGACATTGGCACGACTCGCAGAGGCCGACATACCAACGGCCAAACATCTGGACGGCAAAGATATCTGGGAGGCCGTGCTGGCAGGCGAGAACGCACGCGAGGGCGAATTGATCTACACCGTTCGGCACCAGTCCAGCAGCACGGACGTCGGTGCGAGAAAAGACCAGTGGAAGATTTGCCACAAGAATGAGAAGTGGCAGCTCTTCAACCTCCACGAAGACATTGGCGAAACCAACGATCTCAGCGCCAAGTACCCTGAACGCCTGAAACAGATGGTTGCGGAGGTGGAGCAGCTCTGCCAAGCGCATACACGTCCGCTCTGGTTTGATAACGCGAATCAGGCTGAGCAGTGGAAATCCAATCGCCTACCATACTTCGACGGTACGTTCTCGCTGAGAACCGATCCCTGA
- a CDS encoding PSD1 and planctomycete cytochrome C domain-containing protein produces MLKSTIYSVLLIASLLTSRYVAAQGVDFQNDIAPILEERCWYCHGEDEQESGLRLDIRHVMLKGGDSGLASIVPDKPEKSYLLELIRHDDEDERMPPDEDRLPDNEIDLLTRWIKEGAVWPGQMEAVAEEKSDHWAFQPIARADTPKLETHPENPIDAFLLQSLARHELSFSKAADPVALIRRASIVLTGLAPTPEETAEFVAAYANDSDLAYTGLVDRLLESPHFGERWAQHWLDVIRWAETNGSESNMYRKNAWIYRDYVIRAFNEDKPYDRFLFEQIAGDTVGQGDATGYLVSGPHVPVATVGQEPAARRQARADRMDEILQTIGASAMGMTVGCARCHNHKFDPIAITDYYSMSAVFQDIEFGSRFPELAEDHPRRLRGEELFSQVFKLRAKLREMGPWEEHWTGFREIYFPPTTTKSLRITFLAKSAYIDELEVFGNKYGYQNLALASQGTKVHSPEQFAVLRKELDNINDGQYGTEQWAGMSPEGSDEQPWVEFTFSDPREINRIRISSNREDFLETDYLEGLNTGHVAPYRIEVQNDAGQWVPVAATPQYQQLNKQHRPRSGILKDVQKLVDQINEEGPKPSFIARFVQPAKTYVFSRGSPESPRDEVFASGLVELDGELNLDSDATGKQRRVAFAKWLIDPSNPLTARVAANRLWHHVFGGGIVTTTSDFGAAGSLPTHPELLDWLAAELMQPTVSSEPTALAAGPQPWSMKHLIRLMVLSEAFQQSSQPREEALAVDGDSALLWRFPPKRVEAEVIRDSILLASGSLDRSLGGRSFRIHNVKKRYAQWEVTDNHGPTTWRRMIYQERMRRVDDQMFTAFDFPDCGQVRAKRPVSTTPLQALNLMNSEFVIDQSKQIAARANQDTSGDEIQSVDRCFELLLGRAPDADERRDCIALAKASDLSFVCRAIINSNEFAFIP; encoded by the coding sequence ATGCTTAAATCAACTATTTATTCTGTACTCCTCATCGCTTCGCTGCTGACATCGCGATACGTCGCGGCGCAGGGAGTTGATTTCCAAAACGATATCGCACCGATTTTGGAAGAACGCTGCTGGTATTGCCACGGCGAAGATGAACAGGAATCGGGGCTGCGATTGGATATCCGTCACGTGATGCTAAAGGGCGGCGACTCTGGTTTAGCGAGCATCGTACCGGACAAACCGGAGAAGAGCTATCTGCTAGAACTGATTCGCCATGACGATGAAGACGAGCGGATGCCGCCCGACGAGGATAGGCTACCCGACAACGAGATCGATCTGCTGACTCGTTGGATCAAAGAGGGCGCTGTTTGGCCGGGGCAAATGGAAGCTGTTGCCGAGGAAAAGTCTGACCACTGGGCGTTCCAACCGATCGCGCGTGCCGACACTCCGAAATTGGAGACACATCCTGAAAACCCCATCGATGCTTTCCTGCTCCAGTCGCTGGCCAGACATGAGCTTTCGTTCTCCAAAGCCGCGGATCCCGTAGCATTAATCCGGCGAGCATCCATCGTGCTGACGGGACTGGCTCCAACTCCCGAAGAGACTGCGGAATTCGTTGCCGCGTATGCGAACGATTCAGATCTGGCGTATACCGGGTTGGTTGATCGGTTGCTCGAATCTCCGCATTTTGGCGAACGGTGGGCTCAGCACTGGCTGGACGTCATTCGCTGGGCGGAAACGAACGGCAGCGAGAGCAACATGTATCGCAAGAACGCGTGGATCTATCGTGACTACGTCATCCGAGCATTCAATGAAGACAAGCCATACGATCGCTTTCTGTTCGAGCAGATCGCCGGCGACACAGTTGGTCAGGGCGATGCAACCGGCTATCTCGTTTCCGGTCCTCACGTTCCCGTCGCGACGGTCGGACAGGAACCCGCGGCAAGACGTCAGGCGCGAGCAGATCGTATGGATGAGATACTACAAACAATCGGAGCATCCGCAATGGGGATGACAGTCGGCTGCGCCCGTTGCCACAACCACAAGTTTGATCCAATCGCTATCACCGACTATTACTCAATGTCGGCTGTTTTTCAGGACATCGAGTTCGGTAGCCGCTTTCCTGAGCTGGCCGAAGATCATCCTCGTCGTCTTCGTGGCGAAGAGCTTTTTTCACAGGTCTTCAAGTTGCGTGCCAAGCTGCGTGAAATGGGCCCATGGGAAGAGCACTGGACCGGTTTTCGCGAAATCTACTTTCCACCGACAACGACGAAGTCCTTGCGTATAACGTTTCTCGCGAAATCCGCGTACATCGACGAACTGGAGGTTTTTGGAAATAAGTACGGCTACCAAAACCTTGCATTGGCCAGCCAAGGAACCAAGGTACACAGTCCAGAGCAATTTGCCGTTCTGAGAAAAGAACTCGACAACATCAATGATGGCCAGTACGGCACGGAACAATGGGCGGGAATGTCACCCGAGGGCAGCGACGAACAGCCATGGGTAGAATTCACATTCTCCGATCCGCGCGAAATCAATCGCATTCGCATAAGCTCCAACCGCGAAGATTTCCTCGAGACCGATTACCTCGAAGGACTCAACACGGGACACGTCGCCCCCTATCGTATCGAAGTGCAGAACGACGCTGGCCAGTGGGTGCCCGTCGCAGCAACACCGCAGTATCAACAACTGAACAAACAGCACAGGCCTCGCTCAGGAATCTTGAAAGACGTGCAGAAGCTCGTTGATCAAATCAATGAAGAAGGCCCCAAACCCAGTTTCATCGCCCGATTCGTCCAACCAGCGAAGACATATGTGTTCAGTCGCGGCAGTCCCGAGAGCCCTCGCGATGAAGTCTTTGCATCGGGACTCGTCGAACTTGACGGCGAATTGAATTTGGATTCTGACGCTACCGGAAAGCAGCGACGAGTCGCGTTTGCGAAATGGCTCATAGATCCGTCAAATCCGCTCACGGCTCGTGTTGCCGCCAATCGGCTCTGGCATCATGTATTCGGAGGGGGAATCGTTACGACTACTTCCGACTTTGGTGCAGCAGGTAGTCTGCCAACCCATCCCGAATTGCTCGACTGGTTGGCCGCTGAACTGATGCAACCGACGGTCTCAAGTGAGCCGACGGCGCTAGCCGCGGGCCCACAACCGTGGTCGATGAAACACCTGATTCGTTTGATGGTGCTGTCAGAAGCATTCCAGCAATCGAGTCAGCCGCGAGAGGAAGCACTCGCGGTCGATGGCGACTCCGCGTTGCTTTGGCGATTCCCACCGAAGCGTGTAGAGGCCGAAGTCATCCGCGATTCGATTTTGCTGGCTTCCGGTTCGCTTGATCGGTCGCTGGGTGGCCGCAGCTTTCGCATACACAACGTGAAAAAGAGATACGCTCAATGGGAAGTCACGGACAACCACGGACCAACAACGTGGCGACGCATGATCTATCAGGAACGTATGAGGCGAGTTGACGACCAAATGTTTACAGCATTCGACTTCCCTGATTGCGGACAAGTCCGAGCGAAACGCCCGGTGTCAACCACGCCACTTCAGGCGTTGAACCTGATGAACAGCGAATTTGTGATCGATCAATCAAAACAGATCGCAGCCCGCGCGAACCAGGATACCAGTGGTGACGAGATTCAATCCGTGGATCGCTGTTTTGAACTCCTGCTCGGTCGCGCACCCGATGCGGACGAACGTCGGGACTGTATCGCGCTGGCCAAGGCAAGCGACCTGTCGTTCGTCTGCCGTGCAATCATCAACTCCAACGAATTTGCGTTTATTCCCTGA
- a CDS encoding kappa-carrageenase, whose translation MKVLSLISILLVSHAISATAADPVPTGDVGLAATELTFVAGQSDEFDGDTIDPEKWNIDSQDFGPWSWEPDNVAQEGGSLHLRMMQVDHQRRGQQLHYTSGMARNDKTITYGYFEARIKGCSRYPGACPSFWLYSIGPQNRYQASDGETVAYSEIDIVELQQCEYDFETKKHFPVTRIDCNLHTVLMKDGNRVWSRPNNKPELCKTHFDAPWDPREEYHVYAVKNTREEIVWYIDGKEVGRKPNLYWHLPMHITLSLGLRYPFVTYANDQMAPVPNETTADGFPTHMSVDYVRVWRLNNTPASTDWSKDEYMASEKVIWEKNGWTWNAAKVESNFADIDTNNDGIASGMERQAWYAKKKEGN comes from the coding sequence ATGAAGGTCCTGTCGCTCATTTCGATTCTACTTGTGTCTCATGCGATTTCCGCTACGGCGGCCGACCCGGTCCCGACCGGCGACGTCGGACTGGCTGCGACGGAGTTGACGTTCGTTGCAGGCCAATCTGATGAATTCGATGGCGACACGATTGACCCTGAAAAATGGAACATCGACTCGCAGGACTTTGGGCCATGGAGCTGGGAACCCGACAATGTCGCGCAGGAAGGCGGATCGCTGCATCTGCGAATGATGCAGGTAGATCATCAGCGTCGCGGGCAGCAACTGCACTACACCTCCGGCATGGCCCGCAACGACAAAACGATCACCTACGGCTACTTCGAGGCGCGCATCAAGGGTTGCTCGCGCTATCCGGGAGCCTGCCCTTCCTTTTGGCTCTACAGCATCGGACCGCAAAATCGCTACCAAGCCAGTGATGGCGAAACGGTGGCCTACTCGGAAATCGATATCGTTGAGTTACAACAGTGCGAATACGATTTCGAGACCAAGAAGCATTTCCCTGTCACACGGATCGACTGCAATCTGCACACGGTGCTGATGAAAGATGGCAATCGAGTTTGGAGCCGTCCCAATAATAAGCCTGAACTCTGCAAGACACACTTCGATGCGCCGTGGGATCCTCGCGAGGAGTATCATGTCTATGCCGTGAAGAACACGCGAGAGGAGATTGTTTGGTACATCGATGGCAAGGAAGTCGGACGCAAGCCGAACTTGTACTGGCACTTGCCGATGCACATAACACTTTCGCTCGGGCTTCGCTATCCGTTCGTCACGTACGCAAATGACCAGATGGCTCCCGTACCAAACGAGACCACTGCCGATGGCTTCCCAACGCACATGTCCGTCGACTACGTGCGAGTCTGGCGATTAAACAACACTCCAGCAAGCACAGATTGGTCGAAGGATGAATACATGGCCAGTGAGAAGGTGATCTGGGAAAAGAACGGCTGGACATGGAACGCGGCCAAGGTCGAATCCAACTTCGCCGATATCGACACGAATAACGACGGTATTGCATCCGGCATGGAACGGCAGGCGTGGTACGCGAAGAAGAAAGAAGGAAACTGA
- a CDS encoding LamG-like jellyroll fold domain-containing protein, translated as MTRNLIFKAIDQTATPAEFDRLQDAIEQDHEVRAEYLRAVRLCESLGEIASGAFSVNSSKTDVPVRFAKQNESTHRSLAGGLKLSRFAIAATMLIAVGVATFWFGQQENSTTNVADKGEQTETIKESQIAGHATLRRSVDLKWTAGGNEYRDGDVLTNGSLQFEEGVAEIDFFCGATLIVEGPAALNIESDWSVEVTSGRLRANVPPAARGFIVRAAGSEIVDLGTEFALEVRAENARVEVIDGEVEIRGGEHNGNHLLTGQRQWLIGTETPESLNGLSTLDELRIRQENAASERFDTWQALSQKLRQDERLVAYFPIAENLAQRFVRNAAGTGDILDGKLVGPVERATGRFGPKSTGLAFGHPGARVRTRIDREFKAFTFACWVRIDSLEHVYNALFMSDGYETGESHWQIRNDGRLMFSVMVDDTQSVQTFSELEQREVETAGLARVYYSEPIWDISKSGQWFHLAAVYDPVGRRVVQYANGMQVGSEEIIDKFYIDTLRIGPAEIGNWGQPFRKTPWFSVRNLNGTIDELAVFDAALTTKEINTLFENGKPLGY; from the coding sequence ATGACGCGAAATCTGATCTTTAAGGCGATCGACCAAACCGCTACTCCGGCAGAGTTTGATCGGTTGCAGGATGCCATCGAACAGGATCATGAAGTCCGGGCCGAGTATCTACGGGCCGTCAGGCTCTGTGAGTCCCTCGGTGAAATCGCATCGGGTGCATTCTCAGTGAATTCTTCCAAGACAGATGTCCCAGTTCGTTTCGCGAAGCAAAACGAATCGACGCATCGGTCCTTGGCTGGAGGTCTCAAGCTTAGTCGGTTTGCGATTGCAGCAACAATGCTCATTGCTGTTGGTGTTGCCACCTTTTGGTTTGGACAGCAGGAAAATAGCACGACGAATGTGGCCGATAAGGGCGAGCAAACTGAGACTATCAAGGAATCGCAGATTGCGGGGCATGCGACACTGCGGCGATCGGTTGATTTGAAATGGACTGCTGGCGGAAACGAATATCGGGACGGCGATGTCCTGACGAACGGAAGCCTGCAATTTGAAGAAGGCGTCGCCGAGATTGACTTTTTTTGCGGTGCTACGCTGATCGTTGAGGGCCCTGCGGCTTTGAACATTGAGTCGGATTGGTCAGTCGAAGTGACAAGCGGTCGGCTACGCGCGAATGTCCCTCCCGCGGCCCGCGGTTTTATTGTCAGAGCGGCTGGTTCCGAGATAGTCGATCTGGGGACAGAGTTTGCACTGGAAGTGAGAGCGGAAAACGCTCGCGTTGAGGTAATCGACGGTGAAGTCGAGATTCGAGGCGGAGAACATAATGGCAATCACCTGCTGACCGGACAGCGGCAATGGTTAATTGGAACAGAAACGCCCGAATCGTTGAATGGGCTCAGCACGTTGGATGAACTGAGAATTCGCCAGGAGAACGCCGCATCGGAGCGTTTCGATACTTGGCAGGCTCTGTCCCAGAAGTTACGGCAAGACGAGCGTTTGGTCGCCTATTTCCCAATTGCCGAGAATTTGGCTCAACGCTTTGTTCGCAATGCAGCTGGCACAGGCGACATTCTCGACGGCAAGCTCGTGGGTCCGGTTGAACGTGCCACCGGGCGATTCGGACCGAAGTCAACCGGACTCGCATTCGGCCATCCCGGTGCGCGTGTTCGTACTCGGATCGACCGCGAGTTCAAGGCATTTACATTTGCATGCTGGGTCAGAATCGACAGCCTCGAACACGTTTACAACGCGTTGTTCATGAGCGACGGTTACGAGACCGGCGAGTCGCATTGGCAGATTCGCAACGATGGTCGTCTGATGTTTTCCGTGATGGTCGACGACACTCAGAGCGTGCAAACCTTCAGTGAACTGGAACAGCGTGAAGTCGAGACAGCGGGGCTTGCTCGCGTCTATTACTCAGAGCCAATCTGGGACATTTCGAAGAGTGGGCAATGGTTTCACCTTGCGGCTGTTTATGACCCGGTAGGCCGCCGCGTTGTGCAATACGCCAATGGCATGCAAGTTGGAAGCGAAGAGATCATCGACAAATTCTACATCGACACTCTTCGTATCGGTCCCGCGGAAATCGGAAACTGGGGACAGCCGTTTCGTAAAACCCCTTGGTTCTCCGTTCGCAACTTAAATGGCACTATTGATGAGCTGGCCGTGTTTGACGCGGCTCTGACGACAAAAGAAATCAACACGCTCTTTGAAAATGGAAAACCACTTGGCTACTAA